The genomic region agtgcatttttatttatttgtttattctctCTTGTGTGTTACAAATGTACATACACacgtgtacattttttatttttaacttttacgaTTGTCCACTTTTTATGAGTgctatacatttattttttatgtaattgtcttttatctttttttttatttttgcatacaTTTCAGGATTGGACTTAATATAGCCACAAGACCATTGGTTTGGCTAATAATTTCCTTGTGCCTAAATCTCATCTGTGGTCTCGGATTATTACTTTGGAAGGAGGAGATTGATGAAGTAGAGCTCTATATGCCAATTGGATCTGTATTTCGCAAGGACGCTGAATGGGTGAAGGAGTACTTCCGAGACGATCTCAGGCACGAAAGTGTCATCGTCACTGCCCCTAACGTGTTGGATCCCGAAGTGCTGCGATCGGTACATAGGCGATCATGAATTATACGAGTATCAGCGAAGGTTCTTTTCCACATTAATGCACACTTCTTTTTGCGatagttaaattaattgttGTTACATTCACTTGAAACTGtcgcaataaaactttcttattacattttaacaGGGTGTTTATTACCGAGAAAACTtgaagttttcttttttatccttgaaaattatggattttcatggaattttattggaattcaggaaaatttttggaattttatttttaaattctatctctcttttttgacaaaattgtttaactttttttttaatttttgacaaaatacaAAAGGTCGACGATCGATTAGTAATAAACAAAGCATAATATCTATATTCGCGTACATTCTCGTGTGATTcgcaagtttttatttttaaaaatcaataaaaattggaGGCAATACATTGTCTTAAATTGGTGTTGTGTGTGATCATATTTCGAATAATGTATTTCTGATTAGATTTGTATATTGCAGACAAATTATTATGTatcatttaattcatattatttctttcttatagatttaatattaaaaaaactcaagtgacttttttttattatataattaagaaacattaaaagatataataaaataaatttatttgaaaacattaaaaattccaTAATCTCGTctagaattttgaataaaattcttagATAAACCGGAAATTTTCAgggaattcttttataaaatttgagtaaacatcCTGTTTAAGATACTCTTAAGATAACGATCGATGATCATCAAATCAGTATATTCGCatgaactttttcttttaaattagaCTAGTTACATACGTTAGATTAAGAcctttctaattaatattaattactcaattatcaattttgtaatattcattttaaagttaattaatttcatttaattaaagaatgcgttacgaatcattttttaattgcattataaaGTTTGATTGTATACTTAATTGTAGATCAGAGATATCGAAAAAgatgtgaaaaatataatagtacaTAATAACACTTGGGAAGATGTGTGTGCTGGGTAAGTATCTTCTTTAGGTAAAAGTATGATTAGTTTgtatgaatttatattataaaatatttgcatagaATATTCGTATTACAGATATTTTACATGGTTCCAAGAAGATGATAAATGGGAAACCATGAATAAAACTGAGTTTCCTGAAGAATATCTGCCTATTATAAACAGTACCATGACAAAGGAACCCTGCATCCATAAATCGTTCCTAAAGATATGGCAGAAGAAGAGTAGGAATATCGATAAATTGACAAAGAGTAGGATATTGAAGGATGTCACCATGACTCTACAAAATAAGTAAGCTGCAGAAATTTTGCATCACAAAATCGATGAAATCAATCGCTCAAACTCttgagtaaaatataaaagcaaaTTACAGATTATAGCAAATTGATGTGTTTTGATTTacatgaaaaagttttttttttatttttgaataaaatacttttgttttataaaaatttaattttgcgcaGTTATACTTCTTTAACGTTGATTTATACTTATGCTTGCTTtatcgtttattattttttgattctaTGAAATAGACATAAATATAATGTTCCTTTTTGTATATGTCTTTACATGTTGATTCGCTCTATGTAGGAATACCAAGAATATATTATCTGACATTGCACCGTTGCTGGGCGGTGTCGAATACGACCAGAACGGGAATGTAAAAAGCGCGAGCGCGACGATTCTATACTGGTTGTTGAAGAAGTCCAATCCACATTCACCAGATTGGGAAATCGAATTTATCGAGAGGGTACTGCACTCAAATCGTACCCTACCACCAGGCATGGAGATCTATGCGACGACGCTACGCAGTTATCAGGATATGCTGCACGAAGTGATCAACAGCAATATGACTGTGTTATTCTGTGGCATgtcattaattacaatttatgtgATTGTGATGATTGGCCGATGTAATGTGATACAGCAACGGATATATCTATCCCTCATGGGTATCTCCGTGGTTGGTCAGGCTCTCTTGTCGTCTTATGGATTGTGCTTTTACATGGGATTTTTCTATGGCCCAGTGCATCCGATCCTACCATTTCTGTTACTTGGTATCGGCGTCGACGATATGTTTATCATCATGCAAAGTCTCGAAAATATATCGGAGATAGACAAATCCTTAGACATTCCCGCCCGTATAGCCAAGTCCCTTCAAATCTCAGGTACGATGAAATCTTAAGTTCTCAATATAATTTACGCTATAATGCTTATCATtcataaatgtattttgaatatattttcgtAATTTATTTCGGAAATATAAATggactaaaaataataaaagtttataacatttcgattaatattttgtttatctgCATAGGTATGTCAATCACCGTAACATCGTTCACCAATATGGTGGCCTTCGCTATCGGCATGACGACGGTGATGCCGTTTCTAAAATCTTTCTGTATATTCGCCGCAATGGGTATACTTTTTCTCTACATCTATGAGATTACATTCTTTGTCAGCTGCCTGGTATACGACGAGAGGCGATTGGCGGCAAGAAGGGAGGGTTGCTGTTGTCAGCCACGACCCAATTGGCGACCAAACGAGTGTAGCAAGCAAAACTTTCAGCGTCtcatttttgagaaatatgtcGGGCCTTGTGTGATGAGAACGTCAATGAAGACGATCATCTTGCTAGCCACTGCTCTTCTACTAGGCGTTAACATATGGGGAATATTTCACTTAAACCAGAACTTTGATCCACTCGTCTATTTAAATCAGGAATCTTACCCCATACGATTTAACAACAAgttgaaagaatattttccaaAGTACGGCAAGAATGTTAACATATACCTGACGGGAGTGGATTATTATGAGGATCGCCATGCACTGTCCCAGCTGGTGGACAATCTCAAACAAAATCCATACATCAACAATCGTACTTTGGACCCGTGGTTCGCGGCATATCAGGAATGGTTGAACACTACTGGCAAAGGTAATGTTCAAATGGATTATTCAAATGGAGTATACATTTCctaaatatagaatttattaatttaacattatatcGTTTGCTAGTGCATTATATCGACGATAAAGACGAATATTATAACACACTTACGGAATTTCTCCTGTTCACGATAAAGGGCCAAGCGTACATTCAGAATATGAAATTCAATAAGTTGCCATTTAATGACTATAATATCACAGTACgttaaaaagaatgatacaTTTTATCTATAAATACGAAAAGTGGAATTCTTATGAGAAATGTTTTCAGACGTCGCAGATTCCAGTGCAACACATTCCCATAAGCACATCATCCGATCAAATAAAGGCTATGCAATCTATTAGGGATGTCGTAAAATCGGTGAATTTTACTCAGGGATGCGATCATATCGCTATTTATTCGTTGGATTACATAGCATGGGCGTCAAACAAGGTGAAATTCTTCTCTTTAAAATTGTTTGAAGTGTATCAATCGTTTAATGTACGTAATGTACGTAATCGATTAATTGGTTTTGCAGATCATCGGCGAAGAATTAATCAGAAACTTGAGTTTGGAAATAATGGCGGTAGGAATAGTAACACTGGTGCTACTTAGAAATCTACTCGCATCGTTTTGGGTAATGTGCTGCGTGCTGTTCACGCTCATCGATCTTCTAGGCTCGATGTACTTTCTGGGACTAACTATAGAAATATCATCAACCATTATGATCCTATTGTGCGCCGGACTAGCAGTTGATTACGCTGCTCATGTGGGATTGGAATTCATTCGCTCGAGTGGCAATAAAAATGGTTGTtagcaaataatattataaaattgcaattttaaaaaatttatatatttgaagcaattagataataatattaatttaaagcttaatgttaaacaaattattatctagatttttaaataatatagtttgaataaaaatgcaaatttctacattataatacattttaacatttcttgtgtaaaaaattctaatttttcaataatgcaTAGTCTTAATATACTGTTATAATTCTCATTTTATTGCACTTTCAGAACGAGCATTAATGACGTTTAATGTGATTGGACCGGCTGTGTTTAATGGTGGCCTGAGTACATTTCTTGCCTTTGTTCTGTTAAGTTTCAGTCAGGCTTAcgtttttatcacttttttcaAGGTATGGATATAACGCTATGAAAAATGTAATCATCAAAGATATGAAAGTGATATATATCATATCGTTTCAGTTGTTCACGTCCGTAGTAATATTTGGTTTGTTTCACGGATTGCTATTTCTGCCAGTAATACTGAGCCTAGCAGGACCTGGTGAGAGAAAGCAAGATAGCCCAAAAAAGAGTCAAGCAATGCAATATCATAATGGTTATTATACCGTCCGTCTATCCCAAAATGGGAAAGGTAGCCTCtttgaaatttcaatattacaaaattcaatttttcaagaTGAATGAAAAcagattcaattttttatttttttcctacaGATACAGAAGACACACTTGCTAAATGACGTTTAGCAATGCTTCAAAAGGCTGCTTAGGTaaatatacttttgtagataATTATAGTGCTGAAATTTGTATGATTGTGGAACGAATGCGCGCATATCACATATGCGCCTGTCTATTTCTCATATTACGTCTTTccattcttttatatatacataacaaaattggtgaataaaaatatctttcatatAAAAGAAACTTGGAAATTATTTGCTTCGCCTACTTGTGACCACTGTCCACCCATCTTCCTCCTGCTCGTTCTTATCTACATCCATATCTTCAACCAAGTTCTTGAGCTCGTGCTTCGCTGACTGAGAATGAGTTTGTCGAGTGGGTTGTTCCAAGTTCAACCATGACTGTAACGGtggtaatttttcaaattccgTTTTTGCTGTAGACTCGTTGCCTTCCATACAATATCGATGAAACCTTAATAATTCCTCTGCTATTTGTATACTACTGTCATCTTGTACTTCTGTATTAAACTGATCATCCATATAATCATCTAGTTCAGCCGCAATTTGGCTGCTAACCAATCCCtctagaaaaatacaaaaattaattcaatacaATGTTCtcaataaaatgtatacttaaaaaaaatagtgaaaataacCATTCATATATAATACATCCGTTATGTATGAACAAAATTCCTTTGCACTTTCTACTGGACCCATATCATGTTCCACTGCCAACTAAAAaatgaatacattttattatacaaactttttttttaatttaatcttctgtACAGATAATTGAGATTATTTGAACCAGCGTATTTGTCtttgaaaaactaaaagaatcataattataaaatttatatacatgtatatttaaaaaaaaagactatacaaatatttttagagatattaaaatatatgtaagtcatgaaaaaattgttttacttgcaaaaataatgaaaaatgaattcAAGCACAAACGACTTTATATAGAGAAAAGGTCTCGAaaaagaatatatgtataaaagattaGCAATAATATTAGATTGAGGAAAAAGAAATTCATCATTTTTacctttattataaatatataaataatggatttctttttccTCAACCTAATATATACtcctatattttaaataaggtTTGTGTTTTTATTGTACCTTGTTCCATAtagagtaaaaaatataaagcacaTGTATActtgaaaattgataaaaaagaaagacttatattaatattttgtgacaCGAAAGATGTttgctttaaaacatttaatgtgaAATAAGAGATTGCAAGCACTTACCTTTAGTGCTGTCCAGTTACTGAATATACGTTGTGTAACTGTTTGAAAAAATGGCATAGTATGCTCCATTTTTAGGTTAAATGACAGTGCTTAACATCTGACTTCTTTTTTCTTCGAATATACAACTCAGAATAAATTCATTCGGTACCGTAACCTGCCGTAACCGCTTACATTCGATAGACACTAACTATGCTCTTTAAACTGATGTTACTACTACAGGCAACTTCGTTTGCAGTGATCGCCATATTTGAAAGTCACTACCGcgtaagtttaaaattttacctGTATGTAAAAATAGAATTCTCTCTGAAAGTGTGAACGCATTTTAGATAAAATCTGTTCACTAGTGTCTCAAAATATGCACACACATGATACAAAAAATAACGGGCAACACGTTATACTCACGATCTTCAATTCTGCCtggcgaaaatttttttttagaaattctttgtataatttttctaaatttctgtacaaatttcagaatttttcaaaaattctgtataatttttttataatattctagaaaatttctcagattttatttgatacgaattgaaacaattaaatatgaatgaatttttttacaatatatgaattctgaagtattctaagatttctaaaatctaaaattttatcatttctaaAGAAAACTTATCTGGAGAATAAGTTTAAGgtattattttttcagaaatctttataaatttaaaatatgaaaaattctgaaaaaaattataagatattacGAAAATTTTTTCCAGAATATCTCAACATCACAAATAATTTCctatgagaaaaattaaaaaacaaaatattgttatagcttcgaaatatttaacgttATCGTTCAAGTTTAATTATCCATAATGATATACGATAGCTGAacaaaaagaattgtaattttgtAGCAATAGACATTATAGCATTTTATAAGTATGCATACTTTTATAAAGCatctacataataaaaaatcatgaatttaatatattattaaaatatttatgttaatcaaACCATAttcgattattctcctcatataTTCaattgtgattggtcaatttcttctGATCTTGCGACTTAGGCCCGAtttttcattatccggttaacttgtggttaaattaacctgatgttttatccaatgagcttcactcatgatgatgccataagtgaagctcattggttgaaacatcaggttaagtttaactacaagttaaccagataatgaaaaaccgggccttaCAGTCTCTTGGGCCGGTATTCAcagtcgatttttatttcaagaccatcttgagcccgtatcagactacgcattaaaaattgaagattgaagatcaaagattgagctttggccaatcaaaataaaaggagttaaaatttccttgttttgattggtcaaatttcaatcttaatcttcaatctcaatcttcaatgcgtagtctgagaCGGGCTTTAAGTTGCTAATACGACTCTTCTGgcattggttgatgacatcttaagattatatttaagacgatcttaaatataagaatcgactatgaataccggccttatgATTACCGGACTCGTCGGTACTACATCATGCGCATCATGCgcgaaacggaacgtagcccgAATCACCTTGCATagaccaaggtccgtggattggcgttggaggagaaggaaggtcgttgcatccacttcaacgatgtggaacgaaaatggcggcggccatacttttactgcacactcgctcactcacacaactaatagctgtagtacctacgTACACTaaactgactcgctgtctcgaaaatggcggctatgcaacgaccttccttcccctccagcgccaatccacggaccttggcatagactagagtcctatataaagagagaagcgacatcgaacccccaccacaactttcagtatccaattgagtcctccaccgccattttgggaccgctctaacgtcatcaaacaccattcgtatcattctgcacagctgtgttcacaatatggctgctcgcttagccaatcaagtatcaatcagattaccaatcagagcttcggacatcaatgtcgcttctctctttatataggactctagtctatgcttctctctttatataggactctagcatagactagagtccctagaagtagagagtctggacatctcggggttccacgtgattgtgcacctaaaatggcagcaccaatacggatccctgtttaatcttctttagccaatgcgataacagcatacaacacgttcaagtgcacgcAATGATAAACAttcacacacataaagctcacgtacatacactgactagagtcctatataaagagagaagcgacatcaaacccccaccacaaccttcagtatccaattgaatcctccaccaccattttgggaccgctttaacgtcatcaaacaccattcgtatcattctgcaaacagctgtggtcacaatatggctgctcgcttagccaatcaagtatcaattagattaccaatcagagcttcggacatcaatgtcgcttctctctttatataggactctaaggccggtattcataatcgattcttatatttaagatcgtcttaagtatcactttaagatgccatcaaccaatcagcgagccgtattagcatcttaagaccttgcttaagacaatcttgaaataagaattgactatgaataccggcctaacactgagggtgcagtcccatggagcgtatcaggcgtatcgcggattgcgcgtatcgaaaatctgaccaatcgcgaacgttccgctgctttcggtacgtgaacgttttgttcctacggtcccatgaagcggaatttgcgtaagcgtattaagcggatgctcaatcacgaaacgaattttgttatttctctcaTCCAAACAGTCTTGTGATTGGTGAACCGCTGATCCGCTTACGCgaattccgcttcatgggaccgtaggaacaaaagcagacggaagaatagtagaatattcacagtatatataaagtgaattttatttaatttattaatttatttagtataagtaaataaaacatttgacttttaacaggtgcagaatgaaatcgaaaacaatattgctttcaattgctttattaataaaacgtttaaaacgaataaattacgatgtttttaccaggcatgaaatacatcgtaaaattattaatctttatgcgctttattattaagcattaaaaaacgagagaaaaattgcgaataaaggaaaacggaaatattgggtcagaccaatatttgtaatttgcaatttgtaatttgcaattcataatacaatatttatatccgtatttatattaaactgaaataatcagtgtagactaatcaaaaatatgcttcgtcaaattctaaactaaccttaaaatattataattaataagtattacaaaaataatattttaaaatgctatatgctactcacaggacttatatttcctttgttcataattgttttaattgtatcaattacaagaaactgctatttttctttatgttaacctcaatccgctctgatccgctcgattgaatacgctaaagaataacttcggcggaacggcagcgaaccaagaacagcggaagcagcggaacgttcgcgattggtcagattttcgatacgcgcaatccgcgatacgcctgatacgctccatgggactgcaccctgacatattcatcaccgacattttagggacagatgtccagactctacttctagggactctagcatagactattgtttttttaacacgTTGCTAGCACAGATTGGCTGTTGAAAAAGCCCGCTTTCAAAAAAATTCCCTAGCTATCAACCAATTAGAGTGTCACAAAATGACATTCCACGTGGATAGACGATCTGATTTCCGGCATCAACCAAACGTCGCTTTGTGGGGAAAAGGGACCTTCGGTCCGGGGTTCTCCCGCGGTTTGATGCGGTTTGATGCAGTTTGATGAGAAGTGTTTTATTTGTTAGGTGATAAAACGAATTGTTGCTTTTGATCTGTACAGGTGTAGTAGTTTCCAATTGCTTCTCGAGTTcggaataattttttcttacaaacgATTCTGCATCGGGCGAAAAATCGGTAAGGTTCTGAGAATTAAGAGAATTTGAAATCACGGAATTTCTATTATCTAGCAATCTGATGTAACTTACGATTTTGCCGCGTGATCGAGTCTAATACATTCGGCCCAAGTTAGAGTTAATCGTGGTTAATCAGATATTTCagataattaaagcacaataatTCGCAATGCTGCTGCAAcagttttaaaatgtttgacatattttttgcattaaaataataaacatacattttcttttttttttattgtcacgTATTAGCaccattttgtagaaaaaaagaaacttataaatgtttgtaGTAGAATGAAAATTCGATATACGAGAATAGAATGTCATACTACtccaaataaatgtttctcATGACAATCGAACAAATCGTCGTTTGATGGTTAAGAGGCATACAACTgcttgtgaaaaatatttttcttgattttttggtATTATCAACTGTCTATGTAAACGTATCTTTTTCTAGTCATTTTATGGCACTGGCGATTGATTACAACTGACACGAGAGGATGGAGACAGAAAACGAAACAGTGTTTACGCCTAGAGCGTATCAAATAGATCTCTTTGAAAGGGCACTGCGAAATAATACAATACTCTACTTACCAACCGGTGCGGGCAAGACATACATTGCTATTATGCTCCTGAAGCATCTAAGCGGAGATATACGCAAGTATGCAGCATGCAGCTCTtcatggaaatattttttttttcctgacTTAACATTCTTCCTCCAATGCCAATAATGTGTACCTGTAAATATATAAGATAACTTAGTACCTTACACTAGAACCAGCATTCATAGTCTATTTTTAAGACTAGCTTCTTTCAAGACTGTCTCAAGAAtagtcttaagatgctaataatTCTGTGATTAGTTTATGAGATTATCTAAGATTATACTTAAaactattttgaatataaaaatggaacTATAAATATCAGCctagaaattttaagaaatataaggCTTAAGATATAATGTATAACATGtgtaaatttagtaaaaataatgacctaaaacaaaatctttcaaactattattttaaaagatacagAAACATTTGTATTATGGGCCAATATTAT from Solenopsis invicta isolate M01_SB chromosome 7, UNIL_Sinv_3.0, whole genome shotgun sequence harbors:
- the LOC105193522 gene encoding patched domain-containing protein 3 isoform X1 translates to MEMRVDGRTMTTTTTETAAESTTAASAAATTADDDDDNERRRGSMIAVTWGRCKELLLDFHFNSDRIFHRIGLNIATRPLVWLIISLCLNLICGLGLLLWKEEIDEVELYMPIGSVFRKDAEWVKEYFRDDLRHESVIVTAPNVLDPEVLRSIRDIEKDVKNIIVHNNTWEDVCAGYFTWFQEDDKWETMNKTEFPEEYLPIINSTMTKEPCIHKSFLKIWQKKSRNIDKLTKSRILKDVTMTLQNKNTKNILSDIAPLLGGVEYDQNGNVKSASATILYWLLKKSNPHSPDWEIEFIERVLHSNRTLPPGMEIYATTLRSYQDMLHEVINSNMTVLFCGMSLITIYVIVMIGRCNVIQQRIYLSLMGISVVGQALLSSYGLCFYMGFFYGPVHPILPFLLLGIGVDDMFIIMQSLENISEIDKSLDIPARIAKSLQISGMSITVTSFTNMVAFAIGMTTVMPFLKSFCIFAAMGILFLYIYEITFFVSCLVYDERRLAARREGCCCQPRPNWRPNECSKQNFQRLIFEKYVGPCVMRTSMKTIILLATALLLGVNIWGIFHLNQNFDPLVYLNQESYPIRFNNKLKEYFPKYGKNVNIYLTGVDYYEDRHALSQLVDNLKQNPYINNRTLDPWFAAYQEWLNTTGKVHYIDDKDEYYNTLTEFLLFTIKGQAYIQNMKFNKLPFNDYNITTSQIPVQHIPISTSSDQIKAMQSIRDVVKSVNFTQGCDHIAIYSLDYIAWASNKIIGEELIRNLSLEIMAVGIVTLVLLRNLLASFWVMCCVLFTLIDLLGSMYFLGLTIEISSTIMILLCAGLAVDYAAHVGLEFIRSSGNKNERALMTFNVIGPAVFNGGLSTFLAFVLLSFSQAYVFITFFKLFTSVVIFGLFHGLLFLPVILSLAGPGERKQDSPKKSQAMQYHNGYYTVRLSQNGKDTEDTLAK
- the LOC105193522 gene encoding patched domain-containing protein 3 isoform X2 produces the protein MCVLEYSYYRYFTWFQEDDKWETMNKTEFPEEYLPIINSTMTKEPCIHKSFLKIWQKKSRNIDKLTKSRILKDVTMTLQNKNTKNILSDIAPLLGGVEYDQNGNVKSASATILYWLLKKSNPHSPDWEIEFIERVLHSNRTLPPGMEIYATTLRSYQDMLHEVINSNMTVLFCGMSLITIYVIVMIGRCNVIQQRIYLSLMGISVVGQALLSSYGLCFYMGFFYGPVHPILPFLLLGIGVDDMFIIMQSLENISEIDKSLDIPARIAKSLQISGMSITVTSFTNMVAFAIGMTTVMPFLKSFCIFAAMGILFLYIYEITFFVSCLVYDERRLAARREGCCCQPRPNWRPNECSKQNFQRLIFEKYVGPCVMRTSMKTIILLATALLLGVNIWGIFHLNQNFDPLVYLNQESYPIRFNNKLKEYFPKYGKNVNIYLTGVDYYEDRHALSQLVDNLKQNPYINNRTLDPWFAAYQEWLNTTGKVHYIDDKDEYYNTLTEFLLFTIKGQAYIQNMKFNKLPFNDYNITTSQIPVQHIPISTSSDQIKAMQSIRDVVKSVNFTQGCDHIAIYSLDYIAWASNKIIGEELIRNLSLEIMAVGIVTLVLLRNLLASFWVMCCVLFTLIDLLGSMYFLGLTIEISSTIMILLCAGLAVDYAAHVGLEFIRSSGNKNERALMTFNVIGPAVFNGGLSTFLAFVLLSFSQAYVFITFFKLFTSVVIFGLFHGLLFLPVILSLAGPGERKQDSPKKSQAMQYHNGYYTVRLSQNGKDTEDTLAK
- the LOC105193521 gene encoding uncharacterized protein LOC105193521, encoding MEHTMPFFQTVTQRIFSNWTALKLAVEHDMGPVESAKEFCSYITDVLYMNEGLVSSQIAAELDDYMDDQFNTEVQDDSSIQIAEELLRFHRYCMEGNESTAKTEFEKLPPLQSWLNLEQPTRQTHSQSAKHELKNLVEDMDVDKNEQEEDGWTVVTSRRSK